TTGGCCAGCGCCTTGATGACGCCGCGCAGCAGATGGATCTCGGGCTCGAGCAGGCCGGCGCGGGCGAAGGTGGCGCGCAGCATCTTGCTCAGGCTGACCTTGCGATCCTCGGCCTTGAAGAAGTCGGCGCGGTCGAGCTCGGCGACGAGATGGCCGACCAGCCCGTCGAGCTCGGCCTGGTCGGCCGGCCGACCCTCGTGCGGCATCTTGCGGGCGGGCGTGCGGTCGCTCGCGAGGTGCCATTCGTAGCCGAGCAGGAGCACGGCCTGGGCGAGGTTGAGCGAGGTGAAGCCGGGATCCAGCGGCACGGTGACCAGCGCCTCGGCGAGGAGGAGCTCGTCGGTCTCGAGCCCGGTCCGCTCGGGACCGAACAGGAGGCCGACGCGGCGGCCCTCGGCCGCGCGGCTGCGCATGTCGGCGGCCGCGGCGCGGGCGGTCAGGACCGGCTTGGCCAGGCCCCGGCCGCGCGCGGTGGTCGCGAACACGGCGTTCAGGTCGGCGACCGCGTCCTTGGTCGATTCGTAGAGCCGGACGCCGTTCAGGGGCGCGAACGCGCCGGAGCAGGCGTTGACCGCCTTGGCGTTCGGCCAGCCGAACTGCGGTTGGACCAGGCGGAGCTCGGTCAGGCCGAAATTGAGCATGGCGCGCGCGACCGTGCCGACATTCTCGCCAAGCTGCGGCCGGACCAGGACGACGACCGGCTTGCCGCTCATGGGCGCCTGCCCGCTCATTCGGCGGCTCGCGCCGTGCCGGCGCCCGTCCGGAAGAGGCGGTAGGCGATGGCGTCGTGGAGCGCGGCGTAGGAGGCGTCGATGATGTTGCCGGACACGCCGACGGTCGACCAGTGATGGCCGGACGTATCGGCGCTCTCGATCAGCACGCGGGTCACGGCCGCCGTGCCGGCCTCGGGGGTCAGGATGCGCACGCGGTAGTCGACCAGGCGCATGCCGGCAAGCGCGGGATAGGTGGGCAAAAGCGCTTGGCGGATGGCGAGGTCGAGCGCGTTGACCGGGCCGTTGCCCTCGGCGACGGTCATGGCCGGACGGCCGGCTATGTCGATCGTCACGGTCGCCTCGGACAGGGTGACGAGCGCGCCCTTGGCGTTGAAGCGGCGCTCGTCGATCACCCGGAAGCGGTCGAGGCGGAAATAGTCGGGCACCTGGCCCTGCTGGCGGCGCGCCAGAAGCTCGAAGCTGGCGGCGGCGCCCTCATAGGCGTAGCCCTGCGATTCGCGCTCCTTGAGCGCGCCCAGGAGGTCGCCGATCTGGCGATCGTCCAGCGCGAGGTCGGGGAAGCCCTTGAGCCGGGCGGCGAGATTGGCGCGGCCGGCCTGGTCGGAGACAACGATGGTCCGCTGGTTGCCGACCGCTTCCGGATCGACATGCTCGTAGAAGCTCGGGTCCTTGGCCACCGCCGAGGCGTGCAGGCCGCCCTTGTGCGCGAAGGCGTTGGCGCCGACATAGGCGGCGCCCGAATTGGGTTGCCGGTTCAGCTGGTCGTCGAAGGCGCGCGCCACGGGCGTCAGCCGGGTCAGCGCCTCCTTGCTGACGGCGGTCCAGTAGTCGGTCTTGAGGACCAGGGTCGGGATCAGGCTGACCAGGTTGGCGTTGCCGCAGCGCTCGCCCAGGCCGTTCAGGGTGCCCTGGACGTGGCAGACGCCGGCCGAGAGCGCGGCCAGCGTGCCGGCGACGGCGGTCTCGGTGTCGTTGTGGGTGTGGATGCCGAGGCGCGAAGGGTCGATCCGTGAGGCGACCTCGGCCACGATCGCGCGGATCTCGTCCGGCAGGGTGCCGCCATTGGTGTCGCACAGGACCAGCCACCGCGCGCCGGTCTCCGCCGCGGCCTCGAGGCAGGCGAGGGCATAGGCCGGATCGGCCTTGAAGCCGTCGAAGAAATGCTCGGCGTCGAAGATCACCTCATGGGCGTAGCGCGCCGCCTCGGCAAGCGAATCCGCGATCATCGCCCGGTTCTCGGCGAGATCGACGCCCAGCGCCTGTTCGGCCTGGCGGCCCCAGGTCTTGCCGACCAGGGTGACGACCGGCGCGCCCGAGCGGATCACGCTCGTGAGGCCGGGATCGTTCGCGGCGCTGCGCCCGGACCGGCGGGTCATGCCGAACGCGGCGAGTCGCGCGTGACGGAAGGCCGGCGGGTCCTGGAAGAAGGCGGTGTCGACCGGATTGGCGCCGGGCCAGCCGCCCTCGATGGTGTCGATGCCGAGCTCGTCCAGCAGGGTCGCGATCGCGAGCTTGTCGCCCAGCGTGAAGTCGACGCCCTGGGTCTGGGCGCCGTCGCGCAAGGTCGTGTCGTAGAGATGGATGCGCCTGCTCATGGCGGAGGGGTCCGTGACATGCCCGGGCCGGACTGTCTACGAGGTTTGGTGCGGCCGGACCAGAGGGAAGTGCTGCCGCAATGCTTGCGCGCGGCGGCGCCGATCCTGCCGCGACGGCCCGGAACTGGAGGACGGTTCGCGCAAGGACTAGGCGCGACTGTCGCCCCGGTCCGCCGCCAGCCGCGCGGCCTCCCAGGCGACCATGGCCTGGCGTCGCACGCGGCCCCAGGCGAAGCCGCTGAACGCGCCGGTCGAGCGCAGCACGCGATGGCAGGGCACGAGGAAGCCCACCTTGTTGCGCGCCATGGCCTGGCCGACCGCCTGCTGCGCGCGGGGCATGCCGATCATGCGGGCGAGGTCGGCATAGCTGACGAGGTCGCCCGGCGGCACACGGATCGCGGCCGACCAGACCTGGGTCTGGAACGGGGAGCCCTGGAGCAGGACGCGCGGCCGGGGCCCGTCCAGGGCGAAGGCCTGCGCCGCGAGGGGCGCGGTGCGCGCGGGATCGGCCACGAGGCGGGCCTTGGGCCAGGCGGCGCGCGCATGGGCGAGCTGGGCGTCGGCTTCGGAGGGATCGGCGATGAAGTCGAGGCCGCAGACGCCGCGCTCGGTCGCCAGCACGAGCGCCTCGCCGAACGGCGTGGGATGGATGCCCCAGGCGACGGTCAGCCCGGCGCCGGCGCGGCGGACCTCGCCCGGCGTCATCGCCTCGATGTCGACCATGAGGTCGTGCAGCCGCCCTGGCCCGGACAGGCCGACGTCGAGCGCGGCATCCAGCACGCTCTGGCCGGCGCGCAGCCGCTCCCGGGCGTGCTCGGCGGTGACGAAGCGCAGGAAGCGCTTGGGGCTGATGCCGGCCCAGCGCCGGAACAGACGCTGGGCGTGGTGCGGGCTCAGGCCGATCTGCCGCGCAATGGCCTTGAGGTCCGGTTGCGCCTCGTAGGTGGCGTCGATGTAGCGGATCGCCTGCTCGATCCGCGCGTAGTCGCGCGCGGCGGCGCTCCAGTCCGGCGCGGGGGTGTCCGCGGCGTGATCCGGCCGATCGACGGCGAGGCTCGGCATGGCGTGGTGTCCCGGCATTTCGGCGCGGCCGACACTACGCCGCGACGGTTGGGACCGCGACCCGATTCGTGCCGAGCCCGCGCAAACGCCGCTCGGGCGCACAAAGCCGGCCCGCGGCGACGAAGCCTTAACCCTTGCGTGCCAGCATGGCCGCAAGCGTTGGTGCTACACTGGGACTCCGCCCGCCCAGCGGGATCGGGCGGCGCGGGCCTTTCGTCCAGCGTAGCATGGCGCATGGCTTGCAGCGTAGCCGGCGCGGGTTAACGGAGCGTCAACGCGAAGCGGGCGTCCACGCGAAGCGGAGTGCCGGTCGGTCAGTGGCCGAACCGTTCGATGACCTCGGCGAGCGCGACGTGACCGACACAGGCGCCGCTTCCCGCGACGGCCTCGCCCGCCTCCAGCCGCGTGGCGTAGGCGACCGCCGGCTCGGCTTCGATGCGCCGACGCAGGGCGGCGAGCTTCGGCCAGCGCGTCGCGTCCGCCACCTCGTGGTAGTCGAGCCAGCGCGCGACGCCGATCAGCACGCCGTCCGCCAGGGTCGGGCGGTCCGCGACCAGGAACCGGCCGTCGCCGATCATCTCCTCGAGACGGTCATGGCGCTCGATCACGCTCGCGCGGCCCCAGGTCCGCAGTGCGGCCTGCAGCGCGGGATCGGGCGCTTCCATCTCCAGGGCCGCCCAGAGCGGGCTGAACGCGCCGGTGAAGCCCGTGTTGACGAAGGCGATGAGCTGGCGCATCCGGTCCGCCTCGCTCGACAGCGGATCGAAGCTGACGCGCCGGCCCGCGTCCCGCGCCGCCAGCCACGCGGCGATGGCCATCGTCTCGGTCAGCACCTCGCCCCGGTCGGTGATGAAGGCAGGCGTCTCGACGCGCGGGTTGATGCGCCTGTAGGCGGGCTCGCGCATCGCGCCCAGCATGTCGACGCGGCACAGCCTGTGGGGCAGGCCCATCCATTCGAGGGACGCGACGAGCCCCATGGAGCTTCCCGAGGGGAAGCCGTACAAGAGAATCGGTTCCACGATCCTGGTCTCCGTGATTTCGGACGATCACGCTGCGCAGCGGAACGGGAACCTAACGGGCCCTCAGCCTGTGTAAATTACGCACCTTTTCGTAACCGCGAGCGGCCGATGAAAGACCTGGTGTCCCGCTGCCCGATCGAGGAAGTCATGCAGGTGCTGAGCGGCCGCTGGCCGGTCCTGCTCATCTACTATCTGCAGGACGGGACCAAGCGGTTCGGCGACCTGCGCCGGGACAACCCGACGATCTCGCACAAGATGCTGGCGCTGGAGCTGCGCAAGCTGGAGGACGCGGGCATCGTCCAGCGCACCGCGTTCGACGGCTATCCGCTCCGGGTCGAGTACGACCTGACCCCGGCGGGCCAGCGCCTGGTGCCGCTGATCGATGCCCTGGGCGACTGGTGGGAAGCGACCGGGGAGCCCGGTCCGGACCAGGACACGGGCGCGCGCGACGCCTCGGAAGGCGCGGCCTGACCGCTGCTCCCGCGGCGCGGCCCCGTGCCCGCATGGGCTGCATGGGGCCGAACGCCGGTCGGACGGACGACGTGCGTGTTGGCGGCTTTGACCCAGCCGGACGGACCGCTATGGTTGCCGGCACGATCCTGTGAACAGCCCCAGGCACAAGTGTTCCCATGTCCGTTCCGCCACCGCGGCTCGTCCTGATCGACGGCTCCGGCTACATCTTCCGGGCGTTCTTCGCGCTGCCGCCGCTCAACCGGCCAGACGGCTTGCCGGTCGGCGCGGTCTACGGCTTCAGCCAGATGCTGCACCGGCTGATGGTCGACATGCCCGATGACGATCTCGTCGTGATCTTCGACGCCGGCAGCGAGACCTTCCGCAACGAACTCTACGCCGACTACAAGGCGAACCGCGACGAGCCGCCGCCCGAGCTGGTGCCGCAGTTCCCGCTGGTGCGCGAGGCGGCGCGCGCCTTCGGCCTGCCCGTGCTCGAGATGGAGGGCTACGAGGCCGACGACCTGATCGCGACCTATGCCAGGCTCGGCCGCGAGGTCGGGCAGGAGGTGCTGATCGTCAGCTCCGACAAGGACCTGATGCAGCTGATCCAGCCCGGCATCGCCATGTACGACCCGATGAAGGCGCGGGCGATCGACGACGACGAGGTCATGGCCCGCTACGGCGTGACGCCGGACAAGGTCGGCGACCTGCTGGCGCTGGCCGGCGACAGCTCGGACAACGTGCCGGGCGTGCCGGGCATCGGGCCCAAGACGGCGGCGCAGCTGCTCAACGCCTATGGCGACCTGGAGACGCTGCTCGCCCGGGCCGGCGAGATCAAGCAGCCCAAGCGGCGCGAGAACCTGCTGGCCAACGCCGAGATCGCTCGGCTGTCGCGCAAGCTCGTGACCCTGTGCGAGGACGCGCCGGTGCCGGTGCCGGTCGCCGACCTCAAGCGGCCGACGCCCGATCTCGCCAAGCTGCGGGCCTTCCTCGAGAGCAACGGCTTCCGCAACCTGGTCAACCGGATCATGGAGGCGCCGGCGGTCGCCGCCTCGGCGGGCGCGCCGGTCCAGCCGGCGCCCGGCGGCAACGGCACGGCCGCGCCGGACACAGACGCTCCGCCGCAGCCGGTCCAGGCGACCGACGCCAAGGCGATCACGCTGGACAGCCTCGAAGCGCTCGACCGGGTGCTGGACGCGGCCAAGGACGCCGGCCACCTTTCGTTCGACATCGAGACCAGCTCGCTCAGCGTCGCGCGGGCCGAGCTGGTCGGCGTGGCGCTCGCGGTGCGTCCGGGCGAGGGCTACTACCTTCCGGTCGGCCACAAGGACGCGTTCGGCCAGAAGCGCGACGGGCAGGTCGGGCTGGAGGACGCCCTAGAACGGCTGCGCCCGGTCTTGGCCGACCCGTCGGTGCTGAAGATCGGCCACAATCTGAAATACGATCTCGCCGTGATGCGCCGCTACGGCGTGACGGTCGCGCCGGTGGACGACACCCTGCTCCTGTCCTACGTGCTCGACGGCACCCGGCACAATCACGGCATGGACAACCTCGCGCAGCTGCATCTCGGCTGCGAGACGATCCACTACGAGGACGTCGCCGGCAAGGGCAAGGCGCAGATCCCGTTCGCCGAGGTCGAGATCGACAAGGCGACCGCCTATGCGGCCGAGGACGCCGAGGTCACGCTCCGCCTGCACCAGCGCTTCAAGCCCCGGCTGGTTACGGAGCGGCAGATGACGCTCTACGAGCGGATCGAGCGGCCGATGGTGCCGGTCATTGCCGCGATCGAGGCGACCGGCGTCCGCGTCGACGTCGAGGTGCTGCGCAGCCTGTCGGTCGAGTTCAAGAGCCGCATGGTGGAGCTCGAGGCCAAGGCGCACGAGCAGGCGGGCCACGCCTTCAACCTCGGCTCGCCCAAGCAGCTGGGCGACGTGCTGTTCGGCTCGATGGGGCTGCAGTCCGCGCGCAAGACGGCGACCGGCGCCTTCGCGACCGGCGCCAACGTGCTGGAGGACCTGGCGGCGCAGGGGCACGAGCTGGCGCGCACCGTGCTCGACTGGCGCCAGCTGCAGAAGCTGACCCGGACCTACACCGACGCCCTGATCGAGCAGGCGCAGCCGGACACCGGCCGGGTGCACACGTCCTACTCGCTGGCGGCGACGACGACCGGGCGGCTGAGCTCGTCGGATCCCAACCTGCAGAACATCCCGATCCGGACCAGCGAGGGCCGCAAGATCCGCCGCGCCTTCGTACCCCAGGATGGCTACGTGCTGATGTCGGCTGACTACAGCCAGATCGAGCTTAGGATCCTGGCCGCGATGGCGGGGATCGAGCCTTTGAAGGCCGCGTTCGCCGACGACGTCGACGTGCACAAGGTCACGGCCTCGCAGATGTTCAACATTCCCGTCGAGCAGCTCGATCCCGACATGCGGCGCAACGCCAAGACGATCAATTACGGCATCATCTACGGCATCGGTGCCTATGGGCTGGCCCAACGCCTCGGCATCCCCCGCGATGTCGCACGGGACTATATCGCGACCTATTTCACGCAGTATCCCGGCATTCGCGACTACATGGACCGCACCAAGGCGGTCGCGCGCGAGCAGGGCTATGTCGAGACCCTGTTCGGCCGGCGTTGCATCGTGGCCGAGATCGCGTCCAAGAATGCGGCGCATCGTGCCGGAGCCGAGCGCGCCGCGATCAACGCGCCGATCCAGGGCACGGCGGCCGACATCATGAAGCTGGCCATGACGCGCGTATTCGACCGTTTGGTGAATGGAAACCTCGACGCCCGTCTGCTTCTCCAGGTGCATGACGAGCTTCTGTTCGAAGTGCCGGAAGATCAGGTGGACGCCACGGCATCGATCGTGCGGGATGTCATGGAGGCTGTCGTGACGCTCGATGTGCCGCTCGTGGTCGATGTCGGCACGGGCGCCAATTGGGACGAGGCTCACTGAGCATGATTGACTGGATCGTCCGCGTCATGGAAACCGCCGGCTATGCCGGCATCGCGTTTCTCATGGCGCTCGAGAACCTGTTCCCGCCGATACCGTCGGAGGCGATCATGTCGGCCGGCGGCTTCGCCGCGGCGCGGGGCGAGCTGTCGCTGCTCGGCGTGATCGCGGCCGGCAGCGCGGGAACATTGATCGGCACCGTGCCTTACTACATTGTGGGAAGATGGGTCGGCACCAAGCGTGTCCGCGACGTCTTCGAGCGCTACGGACGACATTTCGGCCTCAAGGCCAAGGACGTGGACAGGGCGGATGCCTGGTTCGATCGCTACAACTGGCAGGCGGTGCTTCTCGGCCGGTGCGTCCCGGGGATCCGGACCTTCATCTCCATCCCGGCCGGTACGTTCGAGATGGCCGTGACGCCGTTCCTCGTCTTCACGACGATCGGCACGGTGATCTGGAACACGCTCCTGGCCGTCACGGGCTATCTGCTCGGCGACAACTGGCACAGGGTCGAGGCGTTCATCGATCCGATCAGCACGATGGTCATGGTCGCGGTGCCGCTGATCGCGATGATCTGGATCTTTCGGCGGTGGCAAGGTCGCCGCAGCGAGGGCAGGACGTGATCGAGCTGTTGACCGAGAGGCTGCGCCTTCATCCACTCGACCTCGACGATCTCGACGACCTCTGGCGGCTCGACAGCGACGAATCGGTCATGCGCTATGTCGGTTCCGGGCCGGTCGCCGACCAGGCCGCGCACCGCGAGCGCATGCAGGAACTGGTCGTCCGTTTCGCGGACAGCCCGTTCGGCCTGTGGGGCATTCGCAAGCTCGAGAACGACACGTTCTACGGTATCGCGCTTCTGATACCGTTCGAAGACAGTCCGGACATCGAGATCGGCTATCGCCTGCTCCCCGAGGCGTGGGGGCAGGGCGTCGCCACCGAGGCGGGCCGTGCCCTGATCCGCTACGGCTTCGAGGCGCTGCGTCTCGGCCGGATCGTCGGCGTGACCCATCCGGACAACGCGGCCTCGCGCCGCGTGCTGACCAAGCTGGGGCTGGCCTATCGCGGCACAAGGGCGCAATACGGCCAGGACGTGGCCTATTACGTGGCCGACCGCGGCGTGGCCGACGCCACCGGCGAGGCCAAGCCGGCCGGTTCCGAGGTCGACAAGACGGTCGAGCTTTCGGTCGCGCCGACCGTCGGCCGTCACGGATGAACGAAGCCGGGTCGGACCGGCCGAACACGAAAGCCCGAGATCCGAAATGAGCACCGAGCGTCCACCGGTCGTCAAGCGCAAGACGGTGCGCGACA
Above is a genomic segment from Geminicoccaceae bacterium SCSIO 64248 containing:
- a CDS encoding RNA methyltransferase, which encodes MSGQAPMSGKPVVVLVRPQLGENVGTVARAMLNFGLTELRLVQPQFGWPNAKAVNACSGAFAPLNGVRLYESTKDAVADLNAVFATTARGRGLAKPVLTARAAAADMRSRAAEGRRVGLLFGPERTGLETDELLLAEALVTVPLDPGFTSLNLAQAVLLLGYEWHLASDRTPARKMPHEGRPADQAELDGLVGHLVAELDRADFFKAEDRKVSLSKMLRATFARAGLLEPEIHLLRGVIKALANSREERSARRTTPKSLTSPDEAL
- the cimA gene encoding citramalate synthase — its product is MSRRIHLYDTTLRDGAQTQGVDFTLGDKLAIATLLDELGIDTIEGGWPGANPVDTAFFQDPPAFRHARLAAFGMTRRSGRSAANDPGLTSVIRSGAPVVTLVGKTWGRQAEQALGVDLAENRAMIADSLAEAARYAHEVIFDAEHFFDGFKADPAYALACLEAAAETGARWLVLCDTNGGTLPDEIRAIVAEVASRIDPSRLGIHTHNDTETAVAGTLAALSAGVCHVQGTLNGLGERCGNANLVSLIPTLVLKTDYWTAVSKEALTRLTPVARAFDDQLNRQPNSGAAYVGANAFAHKGGLHASAVAKDPSFYEHVDPEAVGNQRTIVVSDQAGRANLAARLKGFPDLALDDRQIGDLLGALKERESQGYAYEGAAASFELLARRQQGQVPDYFRLDRFRVIDERRFNAKGALVTLSEATVTIDIAGRPAMTVAEGNGPVNALDLAIRQALLPTYPALAGMRLVDYRVRILTPEAGTAAVTRVLIESADTSGHHWSTVGVSGNIIDASYAALHDAIAYRLFRTGAGTARAAE
- a CDS encoding methylated-DNA--[protein]-cysteine S-methyltransferase codes for the protein MPSLAVDRPDHAADTPAPDWSAAARDYARIEQAIRYIDATYEAQPDLKAIARQIGLSPHHAQRLFRRWAGISPKRFLRFVTAEHARERLRAGQSVLDAALDVGLSGPGRLHDLMVDIEAMTPGEVRRAGAGLTVAWGIHPTPFGEALVLATERGVCGLDFIADPSEADAQLAHARAAWPKARLVADPARTAPLAAQAFALDGPRPRVLLQGSPFQTQVWSAAIRVPPGDLVSYADLARMIGMPRAQQAVGQAMARNKVGFLVPCHRVLRSTGAFSGFAWGRVRRQAMVAWEAARLAADRGDSRA
- a CDS encoding glutathione S-transferase family protein → MEPILLYGFPSGSSMGLVASLEWMGLPHRLCRVDMLGAMREPAYRRINPRVETPAFITDRGEVLTETMAIAAWLAARDAGRRVSFDPLSSEADRMRQLIAFVNTGFTGAFSPLWAALEMEAPDPALQAALRTWGRASVIERHDRLEEMIGDGRFLVADRPTLADGVLIGVARWLDYHEVADATRWPKLAALRRRIEAEPAVAYATRLEAGEAVAGSGACVGHVALAEVIERFGH
- a CDS encoding helix-turn-helix domain-containing protein — protein: MKDLVSRCPIEEVMQVLSGRWPVLLIYYLQDGTKRFGDLRRDNPTISHKMLALELRKLEDAGIVQRTAFDGYPLRVEYDLTPAGQRLVPLIDALGDWWEATGEPGPDQDTGARDASEGAA
- the polA gene encoding DNA polymerase I; the protein is MSVPPPRLVLIDGSGYIFRAFFALPPLNRPDGLPVGAVYGFSQMLHRLMVDMPDDDLVVIFDAGSETFRNELYADYKANRDEPPPELVPQFPLVREAARAFGLPVLEMEGYEADDLIATYARLGREVGQEVLIVSSDKDLMQLIQPGIAMYDPMKARAIDDDEVMARYGVTPDKVGDLLALAGDSSDNVPGVPGIGPKTAAQLLNAYGDLETLLARAGEIKQPKRRENLLANAEIARLSRKLVTLCEDAPVPVPVADLKRPTPDLAKLRAFLESNGFRNLVNRIMEAPAVAASAGAPVQPAPGGNGTAAPDTDAPPQPVQATDAKAITLDSLEALDRVLDAAKDAGHLSFDIETSSLSVARAELVGVALAVRPGEGYYLPVGHKDAFGQKRDGQVGLEDALERLRPVLADPSVLKIGHNLKYDLAVMRRYGVTVAPVDDTLLLSYVLDGTRHNHGMDNLAQLHLGCETIHYEDVAGKGKAQIPFAEVEIDKATAYAAEDAEVTLRLHQRFKPRLVTERQMTLYERIERPMVPVIAAIEATGVRVDVEVLRSLSVEFKSRMVELEAKAHEQAGHAFNLGSPKQLGDVLFGSMGLQSARKTATGAFATGANVLEDLAAQGHELARTVLDWRQLQKLTRTYTDALIEQAQPDTGRVHTSYSLAATTTGRLSSSDPNLQNIPIRTSEGRKIRRAFVPQDGYVLMSADYSQIELRILAAMAGIEPLKAAFADDVDVHKVTASQMFNIPVEQLDPDMRRNAKTINYGIIYGIGAYGLAQRLGIPRDVARDYIATYFTQYPGIRDYMDRTKAVAREQGYVETLFGRRCIVAEIASKNAAHRAGAERAAINAPIQGTAADIMKLAMTRVFDRLVNGNLDARLLLQVHDELLFEVPEDQVDATASIVRDVMEAVVTLDVPLVVDVGTGANWDEAH
- a CDS encoding DedA family protein gives rise to the protein MIDWIVRVMETAGYAGIAFLMALENLFPPIPSEAIMSAGGFAAARGELSLLGVIAAGSAGTLIGTVPYYIVGRWVGTKRVRDVFERYGRHFGLKAKDVDRADAWFDRYNWQAVLLGRCVPGIRTFISIPAGTFEMAVTPFLVFTTIGTVIWNTLLAVTGYLLGDNWHRVEAFIDPISTMVMVAVPLIAMIWIFRRWQGRRSEGRT
- a CDS encoding GNAT family N-acetyltransferase, with protein sequence MIELLTERLRLHPLDLDDLDDLWRLDSDESVMRYVGSGPVADQAAHRERMQELVVRFADSPFGLWGIRKLENDTFYGIALLIPFEDSPDIEIGYRLLPEAWGQGVATEAGRALIRYGFEALRLGRIVGVTHPDNAASRRVLTKLGLAYRGTRAQYGQDVAYYVADRGVADATGEAKPAGSEVDKTVELSVAPTVGRHG